In Methylocystis echinoides, one genomic interval encodes:
- a CDS encoding argininosuccinate synthase encodes MTRQKKDIKKVVLAYSGGLDTSIILKWLQTTYGAEVITFTADLGQGEELGPARDKALLLGVKPENIFIEDLREEFVRDYVFPMFRANAQYEGLYLLGTSIARPLIAKKQIEIARRMGADAVCHGATGKGNDQVRFELGYYALEPDITVIAPWREWDLASRTDLIAFAEAHQIPIAKDKRGEAPFSTDANLLHTSSEGKVLEDPAQETPDYVYSRTGNPEDAPDAPQYVTVDFEKGDPVAVDGAALTPAALLAKLNDLGRLHGIGRLDLVENRFVGMKSRGMYETPGGAILLVAHRGIESLTLDRGAAHLKDELMPRYAELIYNGFWFAPEREMLQAAIDHSQQHVTGSVRLKLYKGSATLVGRESPWSLYDQDLVTFEEGGTYDQRDAEGFIKLNALRLRTLAKRAARGAKK; translated from the coding sequence ATGACCCGCCAGAAGAAAGACATCAAGAAAGTCGTCCTCGCCTATTCCGGCGGCCTCGACACCTCCATCATCCTCAAATGGCTGCAGACCACCTATGGCGCGGAGGTCATCACCTTCACGGCGGACCTCGGCCAGGGCGAGGAGCTCGGCCCGGCGCGCGACAAGGCGCTGCTGCTCGGCGTGAAGCCCGAAAACATCTTCATCGAGGATCTGCGTGAGGAATTCGTCCGCGACTACGTCTTCCCGATGTTTCGCGCCAACGCCCAGTATGAGGGGCTCTATCTGCTCGGCACCTCCATCGCGCGGCCGCTGATCGCCAAGAAGCAGATCGAAATCGCCCGCAGGATGGGCGCGGACGCCGTCTGCCATGGCGCCACCGGCAAGGGCAACGACCAGGTTCGCTTCGAGCTCGGCTATTACGCGCTCGAACCCGACATTACGGTGATCGCGCCCTGGCGCGAATGGGACCTCGCCTCGCGCACGGACCTCATCGCCTTCGCCGAGGCGCATCAGATCCCGATCGCCAAGGACAAGCGCGGCGAGGCGCCCTTCTCGACCGACGCCAATCTTCTGCACACCTCATCGGAAGGCAAGGTGCTCGAAGACCCGGCGCAGGAGACGCCGGATTACGTCTATTCCCGCACCGGCAATCCCGAAGACGCGCCCGACGCCCCGCAATATGTGACGGTCGACTTCGAGAAAGGCGATCCGGTCGCCGTCGACGGCGCGGCGCTCACGCCCGCGGCGCTGCTGGCCAAGCTCAACGATCTCGGCCGCCTGCACGGAATCGGCCGTCTCGATCTCGTCGAGAACCGCTTCGTCGGCATGAAGTCGCGCGGCATGTATGAGACGCCCGGCGGCGCGATCCTGCTCGTCGCCCATCGCGGGATCGAGAGCCTCACGCTCGACCGCGGCGCGGCGCATCTGAAAGACGAGCTGATGCCGCGCTACGCCGAGCTGATCTACAACGGCTTCTGGTTCGCGCCCGAGCGCGAGATGCTTCAGGCGGCGATCGACCATTCCCAGCAGCACGTGACCGGCAGCGTGCGGCTCAAGCTCTATAAGGGCTCCGCGACGCTCGTCGGCCGCGAGAGCCCGTGGTCCCTCTATGACCAGGACCTCGTCACCTTCGAGGAGGGCGGCACTTACGACCAGCGGGACGCGGAAGGCTTCATCAAGCTCAACGCGCTGCGGCTGCGCACGCTCGCCAAGCGCGCGGCGCGCGGGGCGAAGAAGTAA
- a CDS encoding TPM domain-containing protein, translated as MESALEPQPARFHILRALVACLLLLVATLAFAAPNYPELTGRVVDQANVIPDADRVTLQKKLKDLEDKSGIQLVVATIRSLDGYDVETYANGLFRAWKLGEAKKNNGVLFLVAPSERKMRIEVGYGLEGTLTDALSKVILATAVTPKFKTGDFGAGIERGVDGIIEVLSGDSAEWVKKVRPQPTAFDELLPLLIFALFIFIFVMMARSAGRPGQYRRYRRGGPPIIILPPSGGGWSDGGSFGGGSSWGGGGGGFDDFSGGGGSSGGGGASGDW; from the coding sequence ATGGAATCCGCGCTCGAACCCCAGCCGGCCCGCTTTCATATCCTTCGCGCGTTAGTCGCCTGCCTCCTGCTGCTCGTCGCGACGCTGGCTTTCGCCGCGCCGAACTATCCCGAGCTCACCGGCCGCGTCGTCGATCAGGCGAACGTCATTCCCGACGCCGACCGCGTGACGTTGCAAAAGAAGCTGAAGGACCTCGAAGACAAATCGGGCATTCAGCTCGTCGTGGCGACGATCAGATCGCTCGACGGCTATGACGTCGAGACCTACGCGAACGGCCTCTTCCGCGCCTGGAAACTCGGCGAGGCTAAGAAGAACAACGGCGTTCTTTTCCTCGTCGCGCCGAGCGAGCGCAAAATGCGCATCGAGGTCGGCTATGGGCTCGAAGGGACGCTGACGGACGCGCTGTCCAAGGTCATTCTGGCGACCGCCGTCACGCCCAAATTCAAAACCGGGGATTTCGGAGCGGGGATCGAACGGGGCGTCGACGGAATCATCGAGGTCCTGAGCGGCGACTCGGCGGAGTGGGTGAAAAAAGTCCGGCCGCAGCCGACCGCCTTCGACGAGCTTTTGCCCTTGCTGATCTTTGCGCTGTTCATTTTCATCTTCGTCATGATGGCGCGCAGCGCCGGCCGCCCGGGCCAATATCGCCGCTATCGCCGCGGCGGTCCGCCAATCATCATCCTGCCGCCGAGCGGCGGCGGCTGGAGCGACGGGGGCTCGTTTGGGGGCGGCTCGTCCTGGGGCGGCGGCGGCGGCGGGTTCGACGATTTCTCCGGCGGCGGCGGTTCGTCCGGCGGCGGCGGCGCCTCGGGGGACTGGTGA
- a CDS encoding TPM domain-containing protein: protein MRLTKADLDRIVDAIGRAERRTSGEIVCALARRSSDYAYVPPLWAAFFALVTPWPLAVLTDLSARAIYAAQLAVFVVSALIIFWPPIRLLLTPRLVKRRRAERAAIEQFFTRGVGGTRGRTGVLIFVSFAERYARIIADEGLNGKISNDQWKIALEPLLACLGEERCADGFVAAIDECARLLAPVAPPGPDGDELPDRIYVS from the coding sequence ATGCGGCTGACGAAAGCGGACCTCGATCGCATCGTCGACGCCATCGGCCGCGCCGAGCGGCGGACCTCGGGCGAAATCGTCTGCGCCCTGGCGCGCCGCTCCTCCGACTATGCCTATGTGCCGCCGCTCTGGGCCGCGTTCTTCGCGCTGGTGACGCCCTGGCCGCTGGCCGTTCTCACCGATCTCTCCGCCCGCGCGATCTATGCGGCGCAACTCGCGGTCTTCGTCGTTTCCGCGCTCATCATTTTCTGGCCGCCGATACGGCTGCTGCTGACGCCCCGCCTGGTCAAGCGCCGGCGCGCCGAAAGGGCGGCGATCGAGCAGTTTTTCACGCGAGGGGTGGGCGGAACCCGGGGCCGCACCGGCGTCCTGATCTTCGTCTCCTTCGCCGAACGTTACGCGCGGATCATCGCCGACGAGGGGCTCAACGGCAAAATCAGCAACGATCAATGGAAGATAGCGCTCGAGCCTCTGCTCGCCTGCCTGGGGGAGGAGCGCTGCGCCGACGGCTTTGTCGCGGCGATCGACGAATGCGCCCGCCTGCTGGCCCCGGTCGCTCCGCCGGGGCCGGATGGGGACGAGCTGCCGGACCGGATTTATGTGAGCTAA
- the typA gene encoding translational GTPase TypA, with translation MQLRNIAIIAHVDHGKTTLVDCLLRQSGAFRENQRVAERVMDSNDLEKERGITILAKATSVVWKDVRINIVDTPGHADFGGEVERILSMVDGAIVLVDAAEGPMPQTKFVVGKALKIGLKPIVCVNKVDKPDARVQEVVNEVFDLFAALDASDEQLDFPIIYGSAKQGWMAEEPDGPKDDMAPLFDLVVKHVPQPKVEEGGFRMLGTLLEANPYLGRIITGRVFAGSVKPNQPVKVLDRAGKIVEQGRVSKILAFRGIERQPIEEAEAGDIIAIAGLEQFNVADTLCALEVNEPLQAQPIDPPTLSMTFLVNDSPLAGTEGDKVTSRMIRARLFKEAEGNVALRVEDAPMGDAFIVSGRGELQLAILIETMRREGFELGVSRPKVVFRKDDDGEILEPIEEVVIDVDEEHSGVVVQKMSERKAEMIEMRPSGGNRLRLVFHAPTRGLIGYQGELLTDTRGTAIMNRLFHDYAPFKGEIQGRRNGVLISNDQGEAVAYAMWKLEDRGPMMIEPGWKVYRGMIVGEHTRDNDLEINVLKGKQLTNIRAAGKDEAVRLTPPIKMTLEKALAYIEDDELVEVTPKSIRLRKAILDPNDRKKARGKAALVA, from the coding sequence ATGCAGCTGCGCAATATCGCCATCATCGCCCACGTCGACCATGGCAAGACCACGCTCGTCGACTGCCTCCTGCGTCAGTCGGGCGCCTTCCGCGAGAACCAGCGCGTCGCCGAGCGCGTGATGGATTCCAACGACCTCGAAAAAGAGCGCGGCATCACCATCCTCGCCAAGGCGACCTCGGTCGTCTGGAAGGATGTCCGCATCAATATCGTCGACACGCCCGGCCACGCCGATTTCGGCGGCGAGGTCGAACGCATCCTCTCCATGGTCGACGGCGCCATCGTGCTCGTCGACGCCGCCGAAGGCCCGATGCCGCAGACCAAATTCGTCGTCGGCAAGGCGCTCAAGATCGGCCTCAAGCCCATCGTCTGCGTCAACAAGGTCGATAAGCCCGACGCGCGCGTGCAGGAAGTCGTCAACGAGGTGTTCGACCTCTTCGCCGCGCTCGACGCCAGCGACGAGCAGCTCGACTTCCCGATTATCTACGGCTCCGCCAAGCAGGGCTGGATGGCCGAGGAGCCGGACGGCCCCAAGGACGACATGGCGCCGCTGTTCGATCTCGTCGTGAAGCATGTGCCGCAGCCCAAGGTCGAGGAGGGCGGTTTCCGCATGCTCGGCACGCTGCTCGAAGCCAATCCCTATCTCGGGCGCATCATCACCGGCCGCGTCTTCGCCGGAAGCGTGAAGCCGAACCAGCCGGTGAAGGTGCTCGATCGCGCCGGCAAGATCGTCGAGCAGGGCCGCGTTTCGAAGATCCTCGCCTTCCGCGGCATCGAACGCCAGCCGATCGAGGAGGCGGAAGCCGGCGACATCATCGCGATCGCGGGGCTCGAGCAGTTCAATGTCGCCGACACGCTCTGCGCGCTCGAGGTGAATGAGCCGCTGCAGGCGCAGCCCATCGATCCGCCGACGCTCTCCATGACCTTCCTCGTCAACGACAGCCCGCTCGCGGGCACCGAAGGCGACAAGGTGACGAGCCGCATGATCCGCGCGCGCCTGTTCAAGGAGGCGGAGGGCAATGTCGCGCTGCGCGTCGAGGACGCGCCGATGGGCGACGCCTTCATCGTCTCGGGCCGCGGCGAATTGCAGCTTGCGATCCTCATCGAGACGATGCGCCGCGAGGGCTTCGAGCTTGGCGTGTCGCGCCCGAAGGTCGTCTTCCGCAAGGATGACGACGGCGAAATTCTGGAGCCGATCGAAGAGGTCGTGATCGACGTCGACGAGGAGCATTCCGGCGTCGTCGTGCAGAAAATGTCCGAACGCAAGGCCGAGATGATCGAGATGCGCCCCTCGGGCGGCAATCGCCTGCGTCTCGTTTTCCATGCGCCGACGCGCGGCCTCATCGGCTATCAGGGCGAATTGCTCACCGACACGCGCGGCACGGCGATCATGAACCGCCTGTTCCACGACTATGCGCCTTTCAAGGGCGAGATTCAGGGACGGCGCAACGGCGTGCTGATCTCGAACGATCAGGGCGAGGCGGTGGCTTACGCCATGTGGAAGCTCGAAGACCGCGGCCCGATGATGATCGAGCCGGGCTGGAAGGTCTATCGCGGCATGATCGTCGGCGAGCACACGCGCGACAACGATCTCGAAATCAACGTGCTCAAGGGCAAGCAGCTCACCAATATCCGCGCCGCTGGCAAGGACGAGGCCGTGCGCCTCACGCCGCCGATCAAGATGACGCTGGAGAAGGCGCTCGCCTATATCGAGGACGACGAACTCGTCGAAGTGACGCCGAAGTCGATCCGTCTGCGCAAGGCGATTCTCGATCCGAACGACCGCAAAAAGGCCAGGGGCAAGGCCGCGCTGGTGGCTTAA
- a CDS encoding transcriptional repressor, which produces MSSHPPHDAGKIPGLTPARQRALDILIEANRPVGAYEMIDLMADADGKRPAPVSVYRALAFLLDHGLAHRLESKNAFVVCGHAHGAEEPVVFMICEGCGEVKEATSPDLARELATLTAEAGFKARTRVVEIAGRCARCAG; this is translated from the coding sequence ATGAGCAGCCATCCGCCGCATGACGCCGGGAAAATCCCCGGCCTCACGCCAGCGCGCCAGCGCGCGCTGGACATTCTCATCGAGGCCAACCGCCCGGTCGGCGCCTATGAGATGATCGACTTGATGGCCGACGCCGACGGCAAGCGGCCCGCGCCCGTCTCGGTCTATCGCGCGCTGGCCTTTCTCCTCGACCACGGGCTCGCGCATCGGCTCGAGTCGAAGAACGCCTTCGTCGTCTGCGGCCATGCGCATGGCGCGGAGGAGCCGGTCGTCTTCATGATCTGCGAAGGATGCGGCGAGGTGAAGGAAGCGACCTCCCCGGATCTCGCGCGCGAGCTTGCGACGCTGACCGCGGAGGCGGGGTTCAAGGCGCGCACCCGCGTCGTCGAGATCGCCGGCCGCTGCGCCCGCTGCGCCGGGTGA
- a CDS encoding DUF411 domain-containing protein, which yields MSQSFSRREAGLLLSAAAAALFSGAAFAEDAKKMVVHKSATCGCCGGWSKRMRAAGFVVEEIIEPDMKAVKARLGVPEKMASCHTAEIDGYVIEGHVPAQAIAQVLKERPKAIGIAAPGMPMGSPGMEMGEPEVYTLYLFDASGAREFGKWLGDKPA from the coding sequence ATGTCGCAGTCGTTCTCCCGCCGCGAGGCGGGCTTGCTTCTCAGCGCCGCGGCGGCGGCGCTCTTTTCGGGCGCGGCCTTTGCGGAGGACGCGAAGAAAATGGTCGTGCACAAAAGCGCAACCTGCGGCTGCTGCGGCGGCTGGTCGAAGCGCATGCGCGCGGCGGGCTTCGTCGTCGAAGAAATCATCGAGCCTGACATGAAGGCGGTGAAGGCGCGGCTCGGCGTGCCCGAGAAAATGGCTTCCTGCCACACGGCCGAGATCGACGGCTATGTGATCGAGGGCCACGTGCCGGCGCAGGCCATCGCGCAAGTGCTGAAAGAGCGCCCCAAGGCGATCGGGATCGCCGCGCCCGGCATGCCGATGGGATCGCCGGGCATGGAGATGGGCGAGCCGGAGGTTTACACGCTGTATTTGTTCGACGCTTCCGGCGCGCGCGAATTCGGCAAATGGCTCGGCGACAAGCCAGCCTGA
- a CDS encoding TIGR03862 family flavoprotein, translating into MGRRHPPFAFVAAARVEAAHINDAVAPFCAVIGAGPAGLFAAEALARAGARVTIYEHKASPARKFLMAGRGGLNITHSENLERFISRYGAAATRLGPLIRAFPPQALRDFCAELGEATFVGSSGRVFPASFKASPLLRAWLARLAELGVTIATRHAFLGFDPSGDAIRLKGPDGAEIVGRADAVVLALGGASWPRLGSEGGWTSFLSAAGVAVTPLAAANSGALIDWSPIFRGDFEGQPIKTVLLRHGDAVARGDIVITRTGLEGGPVYALSSRLRDAAAQGGETTLGVDLRPDTSPACLVRKLSRRPAKQSHATFLRRAGFSKAEIGLLREAAGAAGLPRDTEALAALIKNAPLKLVGVAGLERAISTAGGVSFEEVDADLMLARLPGVFVAGEMLDFDAPTGGYLLQAAFATGRAAGAGAARYLGLIKDAGDQAGLSPSHLPNSRAPEASNKYSV; encoded by the coding sequence ATGGGACGACGCCATCCGCCTTTCGCCTTTGTCGCCGCCGCTCGAGTGGAGGCCGCTCACATTAACGACGCCGTCGCTCCGTTCTGCGCCGTAATCGGCGCGGGGCCCGCCGGGCTTTTCGCGGCCGAAGCGCTCGCCCGCGCCGGCGCGCGCGTGACCATCTATGAGCACAAGGCCAGCCCTGCGCGCAAATTCCTCATGGCCGGCCGCGGCGGCCTCAATATCACCCACAGCGAGAATCTCGAACGCTTCATTTCCCGCTATGGGGCGGCGGCGACGCGGCTCGGCCCCTTGATTCGCGCCTTTCCGCCCCAGGCGCTGAGAGATTTCTGCGCCGAGCTCGGCGAGGCGACCTTCGTGGGCTCGAGCGGGCGGGTTTTTCCGGCGAGCTTCAAAGCCTCGCCGCTGCTGCGCGCCTGGCTCGCGCGTCTCGCCGAATTGGGCGTTACGATCGCCACCCGCCACGCCTTCCTCGGCTTTGATCCAAGCGGCGACGCTATTCGGCTCAAGGGGCCGGACGGCGCGGAGATCGTCGGCCGCGCCGATGCGGTGGTGCTCGCGCTCGGCGGCGCCTCCTGGCCGCGGCTCGGCTCGGAGGGCGGCTGGACCAGCTTCCTGAGCGCGGCCGGCGTCGCGGTGACGCCGCTCGCCGCCGCCAACAGCGGCGCGCTCATCGACTGGAGCCCGATCTTTCGCGGCGATTTCGAGGGCCAGCCGATCAAGACCGTGTTGCTGCGCCATGGCGACGCCGTGGCGCGCGGCGACATTGTGATCACGCGCACGGGGCTCGAAGGCGGGCCGGTCTATGCGCTCTCGTCTCGGCTGCGGGACGCCGCCGCCCAAGGCGGCGAAACCACGCTCGGCGTCGATCTGCGGCCCGACACGAGCCCCGCCTGCCTCGTCCGCAAGCTCTCGCGCCGGCCGGCGAAGCAGTCGCACGCCACCTTCCTGCGCCGCGCCGGCTTCTCCAAGGCGGAAATCGGCCTGTTGCGCGAGGCGGCCGGCGCCGCCGGCCTGCCGCGCGACACGGAGGCGCTCGCGGCGCTCATCAAAAACGCGCCGCTGAAGCTCGTGGGAGTGGCGGGCCTGGAGCGGGCCATTTCGACGGCCGGCGGCGTCTCCTTCGAGGAAGTGGACGCCGATCTGATGCTGGCCAGACTGCCGGGCGTGTTCGTCGCGGGCGAAATGCTCGACTTCGACGCGCCGACGGGCGGCTATCTGCTGCAGGCGGCTTTCGCCACGGGCCGCGCCGCCGGCGCGGGGGCCGCGCGATATCTGGGCCTCATCAAGGACGCAGGCGATCAGGCTGGCTTGTCGCCGAGCCATTTGCCGAATTCGCGCGCGCCGGAAGCGTCGAACAAATACAGCGTGTAA
- a CDS encoding RluA family pseudouridine synthase — MSMKDMQQKDAAGARFAFTVAEGEAGARLDRYLAERPELVSAHLSRSRIKSLIEGGRVALRGAAMRDPAKKLTPLDEIVLDVPPPEPAEPQAEAIALNIVYEDAHLIVIDKPAGLVVHPASGHESGTLVNALIAHCGESLSGVGGVKKPGIVHRIDKDTTGLLVIAKTDAAHHGLSALFADHGRTLSLTREYLAFVWGVPDRAHGTIETHLGRHSIQREKMAVVSQSRGREAITHWEKVADYGVASLIRCQLETGRTHQIRVHLAHIGHPLIGDATYGAGFKTKIAKLPEGAREAVEALGRQALHAETLGFEHPITREEMMFESELPDDLAALRAALEEV; from the coding sequence ATGAGCATGAAGGATATGCAGCAAAAGGACGCAGCCGGCGCGCGCTTCGCCTTCACCGTGGCGGAGGGCGAGGCCGGCGCGCGGCTCGACCGCTACCTGGCCGAGCGCCCCGAGCTCGTCTCCGCACATCTCTCGCGCAGCCGGATCAAGTCGCTGATCGAGGGGGGCCGCGTCGCCCTTCGCGGCGCCGCAATGCGCGACCCGGCGAAGAAACTCACGCCCCTCGACGAGATCGTGCTCGACGTGCCGCCCCCGGAGCCCGCCGAGCCGCAGGCCGAGGCTATCGCGCTGAACATCGTTTACGAGGACGCCCATCTCATCGTCATCGACAAGCCGGCGGGTCTCGTGGTGCATCCCGCAAGCGGCCACGAGAGCGGCACGCTGGTCAACGCCCTGATCGCTCATTGCGGCGAGAGCCTCTCCGGCGTCGGCGGCGTGAAGAAGCCCGGCATCGTGCACCGCATCGACAAGGACACGACCGGCCTGCTGGTGATCGCCAAGACCGACGCGGCGCATCACGGCCTCTCGGCGCTCTTCGCCGATCACGGCCGCACGCTGTCGCTGACCCGCGAATATCTCGCCTTCGTCTGGGGCGTCCCGGACCGCGCGCATGGGACGATCGAGACCCACCTCGGCCGTCATTCCATTCAGCGCGAGAAAATGGCGGTCGTCTCCCAATCGCGCGGCCGCGAGGCCATCACCCATTGGGAGAAGGTCGCCGATTACGGGGTGGCTTCGCTCATCCGCTGCCAGCTGGAGACGGGCCGCACGCATCAGATCCGCGTGCATCTCGCCCATATCGGCCATCCGCTGATCGGCGACGCGACCTATGGCGCGGGTTTCAAGACCAAGATCGCCAAGCTGCCCGAGGGGGCGCGCGAGGCGGTCGAGGCGCTCGGCCGGCAGGCGCTGCACGCCGAAACGCTCGGCTTCGAGCATCCGATCACGCGCGAGGAGATGATGTTTGAAAGCGAACTGCCGGACGATCTCGCGGCGCTGAGGGCGGCGCTGGAGGAGGTTTAG